In the genome of Rhodoferax fermentans, one region contains:
- a CDS encoding MurR/RpiR family transcriptional regulator: MATFPGNPSMAQRITRALPSLSRAHQQVAEYVLAHPLQVATMPIDELAATAGVSLATANRFARALEFEGYAQFRAALVLGFEATLAPVEKLRSKLERPASVADVFDSALTDMTRNLEATRQALDPISCQQAVHAILTAQRIYIIGFGSSSWLGGLLQRQLDIHCENVQLLASIESSSYGARMLSRLRPQDLVIAIAFPRYFSDTVLLASRAREAGIPVLALTDSPASPLAPLATVALYAQADSQYFANSEVSVLALIEALSSAVSHSAKGSLQAATRLAESVLPWLEGQHASRLRPVDKTTTRPPKKTSPKTPK, encoded by the coding sequence ATGGCAACATTTCCCGGCAACCCATCGATGGCTCAGCGCATCACACGTGCACTACCCAGCCTCAGCCGCGCGCACCAGCAGGTGGCGGAGTACGTGCTGGCGCACCCCTTGCAGGTGGCCACCATGCCGATCGACGAGCTGGCTGCCACCGCAGGTGTGTCGCTGGCCACCGCCAACCGGTTTGCCCGGGCACTGGAGTTCGAGGGTTATGCCCAGTTCCGGGCAGCTTTGGTGTTGGGCTTTGAAGCCACCCTGGCGCCGGTGGAAAAACTGCGCAGCAAGCTGGAACGTCCCGCCAGCGTGGCCGACGTCTTTGACAGCGCCCTGACCGACATGACGCGCAATCTGGAAGCCACCCGTCAGGCCCTGGACCCCATCAGCTGCCAGCAAGCGGTGCACGCCATCCTCACGGCCCAGCGCATCTACATCATTGGTTTTGGCAGCAGCAGCTGGCTCGGCGGCCTGCTGCAGCGCCAGCTGGACATCCACTGCGAAAACGTGCAACTGCTGGCCAGCATCGAAAGTTCATCGTATGGCGCACGGATGCTGTCGCGTCTGCGGCCACAAGACCTGGTGATTGCGATCGCCTTTCCGCGCTACTTTTCAGACACCGTGCTGCTGGCCAGCCGCGCCCGCGAGGCGGGCATCCCGGTGCTGGCGCTGACCGACAGCCCCGCCTCACCGCTGGCCCCTCTGGCCACGGTGGCGCTCTATGCCCAAGCCGATAGCCAGTACTTTGCCAACTCCGAAGTCAGTGTGCTGGCCCTGATCGAAGCCCTCAGCAGTGCGGTATCGCACTCCGCCAAAGGGTCCTTGCAGGCCGCCACGCGACTGGCCGAATCGGTGCTGCCCTGGCTGGAGGGCCAGCACGCCAGCCGTTTACGCCCGGTCGACAAAACAACGACACGCCCCCCCAAAAAAACCTCGCCCAAAACGCCCAAATGA
- the gsiB gene encoding glutathione ABC transporter substrate-binding protein GsiB, producing MTNAKTFELRQPLAASLLALLSLTAAGSALAATDVVLAIGGQPETLDPYNTNTTLTTAVTKSFYQGLFEFDKDLKVRNVLAESYAISKDGLTYTFKLREGVKFHDGTPFNAEAVKATLDRVTNPDNKLARYNQFNRITKVEVVSPYSVRITLKEPFGPFINSLAHASAAMMSPTALKKYGNQDIAFHPVGTGPFTFEEWKQTDFVKVKKFDGYWKKGYPKVDSITWKPVLENNTRAAMLQTGETDFAYPLPYEQAATLESNAKLKVTSGPSIIVRYISFNTLQKPFDNLKVRQAINYAINKEALAKVAFGGYAVPAEGVVPQGVLYAHKMPAWPYDPAKARQLLKDAGYPNGFESVLWGAYTTTTSQKTIQFVQQQLAQVGIKLSVQALEPGQRTEWVQTAPDAKTAKVRMYYAGWSSSTGEADWALRPLLATEAWPPKLNNTAYYSNAVVDGAIAKALTSTNDKEKAQLYREAQEQIMKDLPWAPLVTEKNLYATSKRLSGVFVMPDGNINADEISVAE from the coding sequence ATGACTAATGCGAAAACATTCGAGTTGCGCCAGCCGCTGGCAGCCAGCCTGCTGGCGCTCCTGAGCCTGACCGCTGCCGGCTCGGCCCTGGCCGCCACCGACGTGGTGCTGGCCATTGGCGGCCAGCCCGAGACGCTGGACCCTTACAACACCAACACCACGCTGACGACCGCCGTCACCAAGTCCTTCTACCAAGGCTTGTTCGAATTTGACAAAGACCTCAAAGTGCGCAATGTGCTGGCGGAGAGTTATGCCATCTCGAAAGACGGCCTGACCTACACCTTCAAACTGCGCGAAGGTGTCAAGTTCCATGACGGCACACCTTTCAACGCCGAAGCGGTCAAGGCGACCCTGGACCGTGTCACCAACCCGGACAACAAGCTGGCCCGCTACAACCAGTTCAACCGCATCACCAAGGTTGAAGTCGTGTCGCCCTATTCGGTGCGTATTACTTTGAAGGAGCCCTTTGGCCCCTTCATCAACTCATTGGCACACGCCTCTGCGGCCATGATGTCGCCCACGGCGCTCAAAAAATACGGCAACCAGGACATCGCTTTCCACCCGGTCGGCACCGGCCCCTTTACCTTTGAAGAGTGGAAACAGACCGACTTCGTCAAGGTCAAGAAATTCGATGGCTACTGGAAAAAGGGCTACCCCAAGGTCGACAGCATCACCTGGAAACCGGTGCTGGAGAACAACACCCGCGCCGCCATGCTGCAAACTGGCGAAACCGACTTTGCCTACCCCTTGCCTTACGAGCAGGCAGCTACGCTCGAGAGCAATGCCAAGCTCAAAGTGACCAGTGGCCCGTCGATCATCGTGCGTTACATCAGCTTCAACACGCTGCAAAAGCCGTTCGACAACCTCAAGGTGCGCCAGGCCATCAACTACGCCATCAACAAGGAAGCCCTGGCCAAGGTGGCTTTTGGTGGCTACGCCGTTCCCGCAGAAGGTGTGGTACCTCAAGGTGTGCTCTACGCTCACAAAATGCCTGCCTGGCCGTATGACCCGGCCAAGGCGCGCCAGTTGCTCAAAGACGCCGGTTACCCGAATGGCTTTGAGTCGGTGCTGTGGGGTGCTTACACCACCACCACCTCACAGAAAACCATCCAGTTTGTGCAGCAACAACTGGCACAGGTTGGCATCAAACTCTCGGTGCAAGCGCTGGAGCCCGGCCAACGCACCGAATGGGTCCAGACCGCACCCGACGCCAAGACCGCCAAGGTTCGCATGTACTACGCAGGCTGGTCCTCATCAACGGGTGAAGCTGACTGGGCGCTGCGTCCTTTGCTGGCCACAGAAGCCTGGCCGCCCAAGCTCAACAACACGGCCTACTACAGCAATGCGGTTGTAGATGGCGCCATTGCCAAAGCGTTGACATCCACCAACGACAAGGAAAAGGCACAGCTCTACCGCGAAGCTCAAGAACAGATCATGAAAGACCTGCCCTGGGCACCGCTGGTGACGGAGAAGAACCTCTATGCCACCAGCAAACGTCTCTCGGGTGTGTTTGTGATGCCTGACGGCAACATCAACGCCGACGAGATCTCGGTCGCTGAGTAA
- the mutL gene encoding DNA mismatch repair endonuclease MutL, translating to MNTPLLPPRRPIRELPDELISQIAAGEVVERPASVVRELVDNALDAGASQITVRLLAGGVRLISVEDDGSGILPDELPIALKRHATSKIGSLADLESVGTMGFRGEALAAINSIADCAILSRASGQNHAYLLEGQTGELKPVARAVGTTVEVKELFFSTPARRKFLKTDATELAHCVEAVRRHALARPDVGFAIWHEGKLVEQWRRCGAPDSLPALEQRLADVLGSDFVEQSVWVDYASSAQADYAPRIKVWGRAGVPDAARSRADQQFCYVNGRFVRDKVVTHAARSAYEDVLHGHRQPVYALYITMDPTRVDVNVHPTKIEVRFRDSRDVHQAVRRAVDSALAAPRAGQAGGSEAAPAAWLQPAAQPPIDSAPAPGNYVSNQPPALMPQGQKAMHFESPVGHRVSDLGALWGRPADAAPLSSNAAPADSTWPRTASADRISTQPAATLAPATSDHSATEAPIWPLGRALAQLQGVYILAENTQGLVLVDMHAAHERIVYERLKNQFASQTPDNTTPRLSSQPLLIPATFAATPTEVATAELHASTLDTLGLEITPFSAKTLAVRAVPTTLAQGDAVELARSVLAELSQHEASGVIQRAHNELLATMACHGAVRANRRLTLEEMNALLRQMEATERSDQCNHGRPTWRQISMRELDALFLRGR from the coding sequence GTGAACACCCCTCTTCTGCCCCCCCGCCGCCCGATCCGTGAACTGCCCGACGAACTCATCAGCCAGATAGCTGCTGGCGAGGTGGTGGAACGCCCCGCCTCGGTGGTGCGTGAGCTGGTGGACAACGCGCTGGACGCCGGTGCCAGCCAGATCACGGTGCGGCTGCTGGCCGGTGGGGTGCGGCTGATCAGCGTGGAAGACGACGGCAGCGGCATCCTGCCTGATGAGTTGCCGATTGCCCTCAAACGCCACGCCACCAGCAAAATCGGCAGCCTGGCCGACCTGGAGTCGGTGGGCACCATGGGCTTTCGGGGCGAGGCCCTGGCTGCCATCAATTCAATAGCGGACTGCGCAATCCTGTCAAGGGCTAGCGGCCAAAATCACGCCTACCTTCTGGAAGGCCAGACCGGCGAACTCAAACCGGTGGCACGTGCAGTGGGCACCACGGTCGAGGTCAAAGAGCTGTTCTTCAGTACACCAGCGCGGCGCAAGTTCCTCAAAACCGATGCCACCGAACTGGCGCATTGTGTGGAGGCGGTGCGCCGCCACGCGCTGGCCCGCCCCGATGTTGGTTTTGCCATCTGGCACGAGGGCAAACTGGTCGAGCAATGGCGCCGCTGTGGTGCGCCCGACAGCTTGCCCGCGCTGGAGCAGCGCCTGGCCGATGTGCTGGGCAGCGACTTTGTGGAGCAGTCGGTGTGGGTCGACTACGCCAGCAGCGCCCAAGCCGACTACGCGCCACGTATCAAGGTCTGGGGCCGCGCCGGTGTGCCCGATGCCGCACGCTCTAGAGCCGACCAGCAGTTTTGTTACGTCAACGGCCGTTTTGTGCGCGACAAGGTGGTGACCCACGCTGCCCGCAGCGCCTACGAAGACGTGTTGCACGGCCACCGCCAGCCGGTGTATGCGCTCTACATCACGATGGACCCGACCCGCGTGGACGTGAATGTGCACCCGACCAAGATCGAGGTGCGATTCCGCGACAGCCGCGACGTGCACCAGGCGGTGCGCCGCGCGGTGGACAGTGCGCTGGCAGCGCCGCGTGCCGGGCAGGCCGGAGGCAGTGAAGCGGCACCAGCAGCGTGGTTGCAGCCAGCGGCTCAGCCGCCCATCGACTCGGCACCTGCCCCAGGTAATTATGTGTCAAATCAGCCTCCAGCCCTTATGCCACAAGGGCAGAAAGCTATGCATTTTGAGTCACCCGTGGGTCACCGTGTGAGCGACCTAGGCGCGCTGTGGGGCCGCCCGGCAGATGCGGCGCCGCTCAGCAGCAATGCCGCCCCGGCCGACAGCACATGGCCAAGAACCGCCAGCGCCGACCGCATCTCCACGCAGCCCGCCGCAACACTTGCGCCCGCCACCTCGGATCACAGTGCCACGGAAGCCCCCATCTGGCCGCTGGGCCGCGCGCTGGCACAGTTGCAAGGGGTCTACATCCTGGCCGAAAACACCCAGGGCCTGGTGCTGGTGGACATGCATGCGGCACACGAACGTATCGTCTACGAACGCCTCAAAAACCAGTTCGCCAGCCAGACGCCCGACAACACCACGCCCCGGCTATCGAGTCAGCCGCTGCTGATCCCCGCCACCTTTGCCGCCACCCCCACCGAAGTCGCCACCGCCGAGTTACATGCCAGCACGCTGGACACACTGGGCCTGGAAATCACCCCGTTTTCTGCCAAAACCCTGGCGGTGCGCGCGGTGCCGACCACGCTGGCGCAGGGTGACGCGGTGGAGCTGGCGCGCAGTGTGTTGGCTGAACTGAGCCAGCACGAGGCCAGCGGTGTCATCCAACGCGCCCACAACGAGCTGCTGGCCACCATGGCCTGCCACGGCGCGGTGCGCGCTAACCGCCGCCTCACCCTCGAAGAAATGAACGCCCTGCTGCGACAGATGGAAGCCACCGAGCGCAGCGACCAGTGCAACCACGGCCGCCCCACCTGGCGCCAGATCAGCATGCGCGAACTCGACGCGCTGTTTTTGCGCGGGCGCTGA
- a CDS encoding dipeptide ABC transporter ATP-binding protein, translated as MQSTVTETSSRSLILSANRVVDVQNLSVRFTTSERTVDAVRDLSFHVDRGETLAIVGESGSGKSVTSLALMRLIEHGGGRILNGKMLFRQRRGEVLDLAQARDSTMRDLRGAEIAMIFQEPMTSLNPVFTAGEQIAESIRIHQGKSATDARAEALRMLDVVRIPEARNVLDRYPHQLSGGMRQRVMIAMALSCKPSLLIADEPTTALDVTIQAQILQLIRSLQNDMNMGVVFITHDMGVVAEVADRVLVMYRGEKVEEGVSEALFAAPQHVYTRALLKAVPRLGAMQGSDLPLKFDLLLTDGQAQSASAQPQDTVQHDAPPILRVKDLVTRFDIRSGLLSRVTRRVHAVEQVSFDLHPGETLALVGESGCGKSTTGRSLLRLVESQSGVMEFGGQNIRELPNSTLQGLRRNIQFIFQDPFASLDPRVTVGFSIMEPLLVHKIAQGSEAQARVAWLLEKVGLSAEHAQRYPHEFSGGQRQRIAIARALALNPKVVIADEAVSALDVSIQAQIVNLMLDLQRELGIAYLFISHDMAVVERVSHRVAVMYLGQIVEIGPRRAIFENPQHPYTRKLMAAVPVADPTRRNRERALLSDEIPSPVRAVGDEPQLAPLAEVGPGHFVAQHRISHLY; from the coding sequence ATGCAATCCACCGTCACCGAAACCTCCTCCCGCTCCCTGATCCTGTCCGCCAACCGGGTCGTGGATGTCCAGAATTTGTCCGTCCGCTTCACCACCTCGGAACGCACCGTGGATGCGGTACGTGACCTGTCCTTTCATGTTGACCGGGGTGAAACTCTGGCCATTGTGGGTGAGTCGGGGTCCGGCAAGTCGGTGACGTCTTTGGCTCTGATGCGCCTGATCGAGCATGGCGGCGGCCGCATCCTCAACGGCAAGATGCTGTTTCGCCAGCGCCGCGGTGAGGTGCTGGACCTGGCCCAGGCCCGTGACAGCACCATGCGCGACCTGCGCGGCGCCGAAATCGCGATGATTTTTCAGGAGCCGATGACCTCGCTCAACCCGGTGTTCACCGCCGGTGAGCAGATTGCCGAGTCGATCCGCATCCACCAGGGCAAAAGTGCGACCGACGCACGCGCTGAGGCTTTGCGCATGCTCGACGTGGTGCGTATCCCCGAGGCCCGCAATGTCTTGGACCGTTATCCGCACCAGCTCTCCGGGGGCATGCGCCAGCGCGTCATGATTGCCATGGCGCTGTCGTGCAAACCCTCTCTGCTGATCGCTGACGAGCCGACCACCGCGCTGGATGTGACCATCCAGGCGCAAATCCTGCAACTCATCCGCTCCCTACAGAACGACATGAACATGGGCGTGGTGTTCATCACCCACGATATGGGCGTGGTCGCCGAGGTGGCCGACCGGGTGCTGGTGATGTACCGTGGTGAAAAGGTCGAGGAAGGGGTCTCCGAGGCTCTCTTTGCAGCGCCACAACATGTCTATACCCGTGCCCTGCTCAAGGCCGTGCCCCGCCTGGGAGCGATGCAAGGCAGCGACTTGCCGCTCAAATTTGACCTGCTGCTCACCGACGGACAAGCCCAGAGTGCTTCGGCACAGCCGCAAGACACGGTCCAGCACGACGCACCACCGATCCTGCGTGTGAAGGATCTGGTGACACGTTTTGACATCCGCAGCGGTTTGCTGAGCCGGGTCACCCGGCGCGTCCATGCGGTGGAGCAGGTCAGTTTTGATTTGCACCCCGGCGAGACACTGGCCCTGGTCGGCGAGTCCGGTTGCGGCAAGTCCACCACGGGACGCTCCTTGTTGCGCCTGGTCGAGAGCCAGAGTGGGGTGATGGAGTTCGGTGGCCAGAACATCCGCGAACTGCCCAACAGCACGCTGCAAGGTTTGCGCCGCAACATCCAGTTTATTTTTCAGGACCCCTTTGCCTCGCTCGACCCACGCGTCACTGTGGGTTTTTCCATCATGGAGCCGCTGCTGGTCCACAAAATCGCCCAGGGCAGTGAAGCCCAGGCACGTGTGGCCTGGCTGCTGGAGAAAGTCGGGCTGTCAGCCGAACATGCCCAGCGTTACCCGCATGAGTTCTCAGGCGGCCAGCGCCAGCGCATTGCCATTGCCCGGGCACTGGCCCTGAACCCCAAGGTGGTGATCGCCGACGAAGCGGTGTCGGCACTGGATGTCTCGATCCAGGCACAAATCGTCAATCTGATGCTGGACCTGCAGCGTGAACTGGGTATTGCCTACCTGTTCATCTCGCATGACATGGCGGTGGTCGAGCGCGTCAGCCACCGCGTCGCGGTGATGTATCTGGGTCAGATCGTCGAGATCGGGCCACGCCGGGCGATCTTCGAGAACCCGCAGCATCCCTACACACGCAAATTGATGGCGGCGGTGCCGGTGGCAGACCCGACCCGGCGCAACCGCGAGCGCGCGCTGCTGTCGGACGAGATTCCAAGCCCGGTGCGCGCGGTCGGCGACGAGCCGCAGCTGGCTCCTTTGGCTGAAGTTGGTCCTGGCCACTTTGTCGCCCAGCACCGCATCAGCCACCTTTACTGA
- a CDS encoding isoaspartyl peptidase/L-asparaginase family protein — protein MTSTSTTPVIAIHGGAGTLSRSHISPEQEANYHSALNTILRAAQQLLANGGSALDAVSLAVEMLEDCPLFNAGLGAVFTRDATHELDAAVMNGADLRAGAVAGVSHIRRPVRAARAVMEHSEHVLLIGAGAEQFAQDCGLELVAPDFFSTESRLAQLRLAQASQQTVLDHDGASAMSFKAPATPLDESRKFGTVGAVACDAQGNLAAATSTGGMTNKRPGRVGDTPLIGAGTYADNRTAAVSCTGTGEMFIRTATAYDVCARMAYGGQSLQEATEQVVMQSLPALAGKGGLIAVDAQGNLSLSFNTEGMYRGYARVGETPHTAIFR, from the coding sequence ATGACCAGCACCTCGACCACCCCTGTCATCGCCATCCACGGTGGTGCCGGCACCCTCAGCCGCAGCCACATCAGCCCCGAGCAAGAGGCCAACTACCACAGCGCCCTCAACACCATCCTGCGCGCAGCACAACAGCTGCTGGCCAACGGTGGCAGTGCGCTGGATGCGGTCAGCCTGGCGGTGGAGATGCTCGAGGACTGCCCCCTGTTCAATGCAGGACTGGGCGCTGTGTTCACCCGCGACGCCACCCATGAACTGGACGCTGCGGTGATGAACGGCGCGGACCTGCGTGCCGGGGCAGTCGCCGGTGTGAGCCACATCCGCCGCCCGGTGCGGGCCGCCCGCGCCGTGATGGAACACAGTGAGCATGTGCTGCTGATCGGTGCAGGCGCCGAGCAGTTCGCCCAGGACTGCGGCCTGGAGCTGGTGGCACCGGACTTCTTTTCAACCGAATCCCGGCTGGCGCAGTTGCGTCTGGCCCAGGCCAGCCAGCAAACCGTGCTCGACCACGATGGTGCATCTGCCATGAGCTTCAAGGCCCCGGCGACGCCGCTGGACGAGTCCCGCAAGTTCGGCACCGTGGGCGCGGTGGCCTGTGATGCCCAGGGGAATCTGGCAGCGGCCACCTCCACCGGCGGCATGACCAACAAACGCCCGGGCCGGGTCGGTGACACACCGCTGATTGGCGCGGGCACCTACGCCGACAACCGCACGGCCGCAGTCTCCTGCACTGGCACCGGTGAAATGTTCATCCGCACCGCCACCGCCTACGACGTCTGCGCCCGCATGGCCTATGGTGGCCAGTCACTGCAGGAAGCAACCGAGCAGGTGGTGATGCAGTCCTTGCCAGCCCTGGCCGGCAAGGGTGGCCTGATCGCCGTGGACGCCCAGGGCAACCTGAGTCTTTCTTTCAACACCGAAGGCATGTACCGGGGTTACGCCCGCGTCGGGGAAACACCACACACAGCGATCTTCCGCTGA